The following proteins are co-located in the Aquipuribacter hungaricus genome:
- a CDS encoding winged helix DNA-binding domain-containing protein: protein MIATGDVGLLRLVALGLVGVPGGTDPATAVRGLLAAQAQDLPGAVTSVALRSRPSDRAAVLSAMDAGTLVRSWPMRGTLHLVAAEDLPWLLPLAGPRMVARSAARRRELGLDDRTVALAGEVALAALADGAALSRAELMATWERSGVATTGQRGYHLLAHLAETGRVCLGPTTGTSTEQLVVASDGWLPEVPAVDRDEALARLARRYLGSHGPATVADLARWASLPVTEVRRGVAAVRAELEAVAVEGRDGVEHLLDPSVRDRLAACREEAEGVLLLPGFDEYLLGYADRDAVLAPAHAERIVPGRNGVFRPTVVVGGQVVATWRHVPSRRGAPASVDVDGFDALPAGVAERVREVHAALP, encoded by the coding sequence GTGATCGCGACCGGGGACGTCGGCCTGCTGCGGCTGGTCGCGCTCGGCCTGGTCGGCGTGCCCGGCGGCACCGACCCGGCCACCGCGGTGCGCGGGCTGCTCGCGGCGCAGGCGCAGGACCTGCCGGGCGCGGTCACGTCGGTGGCGCTGCGCAGCCGGCCGTCGGACCGGGCGGCGGTGCTGTCGGCGATGGACGCGGGCACGCTGGTCCGGTCCTGGCCGATGCGGGGCACCCTCCACCTGGTCGCGGCGGAGGACCTGCCGTGGCTGCTGCCCCTCGCCGGTCCCCGGATGGTCGCCCGGTCCGCCGCGCGCCGCCGCGAGCTCGGGCTCGACGACAGGACCGTCGCCCTGGCGGGAGAGGTCGCCCTGGCGGCGCTCGCCGACGGCGCGGCGCTGTCTCGCGCGGAGCTGATGGCGACCTGGGAGCGGTCGGGCGTCGCCACCACCGGCCAGCGCGGCTACCACCTGCTCGCGCACCTGGCCGAGACCGGCCGGGTCTGCCTGGGGCCGACGACAGGGACGTCGACCGAGCAGCTCGTCGTCGCCTCCGACGGCTGGCTGCCCGAGGTGCCCGCCGTCGACCGGGACGAGGCGCTGGCCCGGCTCGCGCGCCGCTACCTGGGCAGCCACGGCCCGGCCACGGTCGCGGACCTGGCGCGCTGGGCGTCCTTGCCCGTCACCGAGGTGCGGCGGGGCGTGGCCGCGGTGCGGGCAGAGCTCGAGGCGGTCGCCGTCGAGGGCCGCGACGGCGTCGAGCACCTCCTGGACCCGTCGGTCCGGGACCGTCTGGCCGCCTGCCGCGAGGAGGCCGAGGGCGTGCTCCTGCTGCCGGGCTTCGACGAGTACCTGCTGGGCTACGCCGACCGCGACGCCGTCCTGGCCCCCGCGCACGCCGAGCGGATCGTCCCCGGCCGGAACGGGGTGTTCCGGCCGACCGTGGTGGTCGGCGGGCAGGTGGTGGCCACCTGGCGGCACGTCCCCTCCCGCCGGGGCGCGCCCGCCTCGGTCGACGTCGACGGCTTCGACGCGCTGCCGGCGGGCGTGGCGGAACGGGTGCGCGAGGTGCACGCCGCACTGCCGTGA
- a CDS encoding nucleoside hydrolase encodes MPLPSLAPGARPVPVVLDCDPGHDDALALLLAHADPRLDLRAVTVVHGNQTVDRCLRNALAVCTVAGITGVPVARGADRPLVRPLRVAADIHGESGLDGPLLPEPTVRADDRDAVTLLADTLRAADEPVTVVATGALTNVALLLRAHPALRDRVREVVWMGGSTGRGNIQPLAEANAANDPEAAAEVLDALPLTMVGLDLTHQALVTPEVVARFTALGTPVGTLCAELMTFFGDRYAEVFGMTDPPLHDPVAVAMVADPTLVRTVRANLVVETQGRWTAGATVVDLDRVTGRPDTATVGLELRVGAFFDLLLDAVATYR; translated from the coding sequence GTGCCCCTGCCCTCCCTGGCCCCCGGCGCCCGTCCGGTCCCCGTCGTCCTCGACTGCGACCCCGGCCACGACGACGCCCTCGCGCTGCTCCTGGCCCACGCCGACCCCCGCCTGGACCTGCGGGCGGTGACCGTCGTCCACGGCAACCAGACCGTCGACCGCTGCCTGCGCAACGCCCTCGCGGTCTGCACCGTGGCCGGGATCACCGGGGTGCCGGTCGCTCGCGGGGCGGACCGTCCGCTGGTCCGTCCGCTGCGGGTGGCCGCGGACATCCACGGCGAGAGCGGGCTCGACGGCCCGCTGCTGCCCGAGCCCACGGTGCGCGCCGACGACCGGGACGCCGTCACGCTCCTGGCCGACACCCTGCGCGCGGCCGACGAGCCGGTCACCGTGGTGGCGACCGGCGCCCTGACGAACGTCGCGCTGCTCCTGCGCGCCCACCCGGCGCTGCGCGACCGCGTCCGCGAGGTGGTGTGGATGGGCGGCTCGACGGGGCGGGGCAACATCCAGCCGCTCGCGGAGGCCAACGCCGCCAACGACCCGGAGGCCGCGGCGGAGGTGCTCGACGCGCTGCCGCTGACCATGGTCGGGCTCGACCTCACCCACCAGGCCCTGGTCACGCCCGAGGTGGTCGCGCGGTTCACGGCGCTGGGCACACCGGTCGGCACGCTGTGCGCGGAGCTCATGACGTTCTTCGGCGACCGGTACGCCGAGGTGTTCGGGATGACGGACCCGCCGCTGCACGACCCGGTCGCGGTGGCGATGGTCGCCGACCCGACCCTGGTGCGGACGGTGCGCGCCAACCTGGTCGTGGAGACGCAGGGGCGCTGGACGGCCGGCGCCACGGTCGTCGACCTCGACCGGGTGACGGGCCGGCCGGACACCGCGACGGTGGGGCTGGAGCTGCGGGTCGGGGCGTTCTTCGACCTGCTCCTGGACGCGGTGGCGACCTACCGCTGA
- a CDS encoding Gfo/Idh/MocA family protein has product MRVGLVGTGYWATEVHARGVAAVDGVELAGVWGRDPAKAEELAAAHGTTAYADAGEMFAAVDAVTFAVPPSVQAPLAVQAARAGCHLLLEKPTALTVEDADAVVAAVEEAGVTSVVFVTARHQAPVEAWVQEVAAQGGWAGAVAVWAGSIYHEGSPFAHSAWRQEQGALWDIGPHALSVLVPVLGAVTDVTAAAGAGDTVHLVLRHQGGASSTATVSLTVPEPAATLRFDVYGRDGWASIPRDHGVEPQDAHASALRSLVTAAQGGPAHPADARAGAETVRVLARAQEQLDRARG; this is encoded by the coding sequence GTGCGGGTAGGGCTGGTCGGGACCGGGTACTGGGCGACCGAGGTGCACGCCAGGGGCGTCGCCGCCGTCGACGGCGTCGAGCTGGCGGGGGTCTGGGGACGCGACCCGGCCAAGGCCGAGGAGCTCGCGGCCGCGCACGGCACCACCGCCTACGCCGACGCGGGCGAGATGTTCGCGGCCGTGGACGCCGTGACCTTCGCCGTCCCGCCCTCGGTGCAGGCCCCGCTGGCCGTGCAGGCCGCCCGCGCCGGCTGCCACCTGCTGCTGGAGAAGCCGACCGCCCTCACCGTGGAGGACGCCGACGCCGTCGTCGCCGCGGTCGAGGAGGCCGGGGTCACCTCGGTCGTGTTCGTCACCGCCCGGCACCAGGCGCCCGTCGAGGCGTGGGTGCAGGAGGTCGCCGCCCAGGGTGGCTGGGCCGGCGCCGTCGCGGTCTGGGCCGGGTCGATCTACCACGAGGGCAGCCCGTTCGCGCACTCCGCCTGGCGCCAGGAGCAGGGCGCGCTGTGGGACATCGGCCCGCACGCCCTGTCGGTCCTGGTCCCCGTGCTCGGCGCGGTCACCGACGTCACCGCGGCGGCCGGCGCCGGCGACACCGTCCACCTCGTCCTGCGGCACCAGGGCGGGGCGTCGAGCACCGCGACCGTGAGCCTCACCGTGCCCGAGCCGGCCGCCACCCTCCGGTTCGACGTCTACGGCCGCGACGGCTGGGCGTCGATCCCCCGCGACCACGGCGTCGAGCCGCAGGACGCGCACGCCTCTGCGCTGCGCTCCCTCGTCACCGCCGCGCAGGGCGGGCCCGCCCACCCCGCGGACGCCCGGGCCGGCGCGGAGACCGTGCGCGTCCTCGCCCGCGCCCAGGAGCAGCTGGACCGCGCACGCGGCTGA